Proteins from one Ornithobacterium rhinotracheale genomic window:
- the murI gene encoding glutamate racemase gives MSDNRPIGIFDSGVGGLTTAREIKNLFPHESIIYFGDSKHLPYGNKSKEVIIQYSKDITQFLIDQNCKVIIVACNTASSNALKEIQEVASQNNVPVLDVITPVAEKAAYGFYQKMGVIATKATVNSGVYKKRIRKFNKHIQVQELATPLLVPVIEEDVMRSDISKAVLAHYLSNKKLKDIDSIILGCTHYPLIEREIENYFQGTVKVIDSPLIVAHTLKEILTKKGIENEINAQGEYRFYVSDITKNFQKLAKKFFGNNISLELKLLH, from the coding sequence ATGAGCGATAATAGACCCATAGGCATTTTTGACTCGGGCGTGGGCGGGCTTACCACGGCAAGGGAAATAAAGAATTTATTTCCTCACGAGAGCATTATTTATTTTGGAGATTCTAAGCATTTGCCCTACGGAAATAAATCGAAGGAGGTAATCATTCAGTATAGCAAGGATATTACCCAGTTTTTGATTGATCAAAACTGCAAGGTAATCATCGTGGCGTGTAATACAGCTTCGTCCAATGCTTTGAAGGAAATTCAAGAAGTGGCGAGCCAAAACAATGTGCCTGTGCTAGATGTGATTACGCCCGTGGCAGAAAAAGCAGCATACGGATTTTATCAAAAAATGGGTGTAATCGCGACTAAAGCCACAGTGAATTCTGGCGTGTACAAAAAGCGCATCAGAAAATTTAATAAGCATATCCAAGTGCAGGAACTGGCAACGCCGCTTTTGGTACCTGTGATAGAGGAAGATGTAATGCGTTCGGATATTTCTAAAGCTGTTTTGGCGCATTATCTTTCAAATAAAAAATTAAAAGATATAGATTCCATCATCTTAGGTTGCACGCATTATCCGCTGATTGAGCGCGAGATAGAAAACTATTTCCAAGGAACGGTGAAAGTGATCGATTCTCCGCTGATTGTGGCACATACGCTCAAAGAGATTTTAACCAAAAAAGGCATAGAAAACGAAATCAATGCCCAAGGTGAATATAGATTTTATGTATCTGATATCACTAAAAACTTTCAAAAATTAGCCAAAAAATTCTTTGGAAACAACATCAGCCTTGAATTGAAATTGTTGCATTAA